Proteins from a single region of Streptomyces spinoverrucosus:
- a CDS encoding helix-turn-helix domain-containing protein, whose product MTTELADNVRKYRRRAGMSQEELAHAAGVSPGTVRKAEQGGTIRMETLHTLARALGVTTAALMASDAPEPVGQAEEPNRVNLIQLRAALTPAVGLVDQDAEAVAEEPNLRTFQRMLQDARVLYFSDSYKSVAAQLPGLLRDAAQAVAYYDSGDEHRQALLARAEALRLAGTYLTQVRQYDIAYAAVRGAIMDARQAGDMLAAGSGVGCMCWLLVRQGRLDEAEQVAAQSMDAVEPKITGAEPDHYAVWGGLAMEAAAAAARNNRPDEAKEYRQAARVAATAVGTAHRNVSRHWSVFGPVTVAVKALEDDMVVGTPARWCARQASRRSCRPRHGSAWAGPAPTTGTASPSTWRAPTPEPATCPPPWTS is encoded by the coding sequence ATGACTACGGAGCTGGCTGACAACGTCCGCAAGTACCGGCGTCGCGCGGGGATGAGCCAGGAGGAACTCGCCCACGCCGCAGGCGTATCGCCGGGCACCGTGCGCAAGGCCGAGCAGGGCGGCACCATCCGCATGGAGACCCTACACACGCTTGCCCGAGCGCTGGGGGTGACCACGGCCGCGTTGATGGCCTCGGATGCACCGGAGCCCGTCGGGCAGGCCGAGGAGCCGAACCGGGTCAACCTGATCCAGCTCCGCGCCGCCCTCACCCCAGCCGTCGGGCTCGTGGACCAGGACGCCGAAGCCGTGGCCGAGGAACCGAACCTGCGCACCTTCCAGCGGATGCTGCAAGACGCACGGGTGTTGTACTTCTCCGACAGCTACAAGAGCGTCGCGGCTCAACTGCCGGGCCTGCTGCGTGATGCCGCACAGGCCGTCGCCTACTACGACAGCGGAGACGAGCACCGACAGGCCCTGCTGGCCCGCGCTGAGGCGCTGCGTCTGGCCGGCACCTACCTCACCCAGGTCCGGCAGTACGACATCGCGTACGCCGCTGTACGTGGCGCCATCATGGACGCCCGTCAGGCCGGAGACATGCTTGCGGCGGGCTCGGGCGTCGGCTGCATGTGCTGGCTGCTGGTGCGCCAGGGCCGGTTGGACGAGGCGGAACAGGTCGCCGCCCAGAGCATGGACGCGGTGGAGCCGAAGATCACCGGGGCCGAGCCGGACCACTACGCGGTGTGGGGCGGCCTGGCGATGGAGGCCGCCGCCGCAGCCGCGAGGAACAACCGTCCCGACGAGGCGAAGGAGTACCGTCAAGCCGCCCGGGTCGCGGCAACCGCGGTCGGTACGGCGCATCGCAACGTCTCCCGGCACTGGTCCGTCTTCGGGCCCGTCACCGTCGCGGTCAAGGCACTCGAAGACGACATGGTCGTCGGGACGCCCGCGCGGTGGTGCGCAAGGCAGGCGAGCAGGAGGAGTTGTCGCCCAAGGCATGGAAGCGCTTGGGCAGGCCCAGCACCAACGACGGGAACCGCTTCACCCTCGACGTGGCGCGCGCCCACACCCGAACCGGCGACTTGTCCGCCGCCATGGACGAGTTGA
- a CDS encoding DUF7848 domain-containing protein, with protein MPDSPNAGAPACNASRGRYRFREYHETTVTDSMALPAFEAVCVTGEERNCGATSGTLHTPDELTRWIAGHCAQSQGLIKFPRFPGCW; from the coding sequence ATGCCTGACTCCCCGAACGCCGGCGCACCAGCATGCAACGCCTCTCGGGGGCGCTACCGCTTCCGCGAGTACCACGAGACCACCGTCACCGACTCCATGGCCCTGCCAGCGTTCGAGGCGGTCTGCGTCACAGGCGAAGAGCGCAACTGCGGCGCCACCTCAGGCACACTGCACACCCCGGACGAACTGACCCGTTGGATCGCCGGACACTGCGCCCAGAGCCAAGGCTTGATCAAGTTCCCTCGATTCCCGGGTTGTTGGTGA